Within the Gordonia westfalica genome, the region GGCCGCGGCGAGCTCGTGTGAACGCAGCGAGAACTCGTCGAGGCGGGTGCGGTCGAATCCCCACTTCGCCGCGATGGTCTCCGCGCCGAGGCCCTGGCTGAACTTGTCGATGCCGTAGCGGTCGAGGACGGTCGCCGGGAAGTGTTCGCCACTGGGTGCCGAGCTGCCCATCGCGACACGGCTCATCGACTCCACGCCGCCGGCGATGACGACGTCCTGCTGGCCCGAGATGACCGCGGCGGCCGCCTGGCTGACGGCCTGCTGGCTCGAGCCGCAGGCGCGGGTGACGGTGGTGCCCGGGACCGACTCCGGCCAGCCCGCGGCGAGGATCGCGGTGCGGGCGATGTTGCCGGCCTGCTCGGAGGACTGGCTGACGCAACCCCACACGACGTCGTCGACGATCGCGGGGTCGATGCCGGTCCGCTCGACGAGAGCCTCGAGGACGTGGGCGGACAGGTCGGCCGGGTGGATTCCGGACAGGGCTCCACGGCGGCGTCCGATCGGGGCGCGGACGGCGTCGACGATCACTGCATCGCGCATGAGGTCTCCTAAAGATGTCGGGCAGTGGATGGGAGTTGGAGTTGTGGAACCGAGGACGTCCGTGAGCGGAAATCACCCGTCCTGATGAGCCGACCACGAACGGGTCTGGCGGACAAGTCGATTCCCGCTCACGGACGATGAGGTGCTGCCTATGAACGACGGGATGCCGCGGCGTCAGCCTTCGACGGCGACCCGATGAGGACGCAGCCGGGCGCGGTCGCGCACCGGGTTGGCGAAGATCAGCGCCAGCACGGCGCACACCGAGGCCACGAGGCCCAGAACCTGGAAGGCCGTGGCGTATCCCTCGGCCGGGGTGGCCGCGGCGTCGACGATGACACCCGTGGCGTACGGGGCGACCAGTCCGCCGATGGCCATGATCGCCAGGAAGACACCGAGCGTGCCTGCGGTCTGACGCGGCGGGCAGATCTCGGCGACAGCGGCGTTGAGCAGCGGGAACACCATGGCGGCGAAACCGTAGCCGATCGAGAGGATCAGGACGCACACGATCGGGGTGCCGATCGACGGCAGCAGGAACAGCAGGACACCGGAGAACAGGACGCCCACCGACGGGACGACGACACGCAGAACCCGCGGCGATGCGCCCCTGGTGATCATCCGGTCACTGGTCACCGAGCTGAGCAGCATGAGCGCGAGACCGACGATCGACGGGAAGGCGAACATCGAACCGGACTGCAGCTGGCTGTAGCCCAGGCCGTCCTCGAAGTACGAGGGCAGCCAGGTGAGCACGACCGACACCAGGGCGTAGACGCTCATGACGAGCAGGGCGCCGGTGATGAACGTCGGTGCGAGGAAGATCTTCACCCACGGAGTGGCGGGCTCGGCGTCGACGGTGTCGGTCGCCTTGGCCTTGCCGCTCGCGATGTATGGCCCCGGACGCCAGGTCGACAGCCAGACGACGGCCCAGACCAGTCCCGCGGCGGCCAGGGCGAACAGTGCCCATCGCCAGCCGAAGCTGACCGTGATGAGGGTCAGCAGCGGGGCGATCGCGATCTTGGAGATCGACGCGGAACCCGCGAGCAGCGCGCCGGGCAGCGCACGGCGGGCGGGCGGGTGCCAGGCGTAGGCGGCGGTGTGCAGCAACGCCGACGACGGCCCTTCCGCCAGCCCCAGGAAGAGCCGGCTGATGAGCAGGACCGCGAGGGAGGCCACCACGATCATCGGCAGCATCGCCGCGGCCCAGCACAGTCCGAGGATGACCAGCGACCAGCGCAGGGTCATCCACTTGTTGAGCAGGCCGGCGAAGAATCCGCCGATGGTGAAGGTGAGGAAGAACAGGCTGCCGACGAGGCCTATCTGCGAGGCACTGAGGCCCAGTTCCTCGCGCAGCGGCTTGGCGATGATGCCGAGCACGGCCTTGTCGGCATAGTTGATGACATACAGGCTGACCAGCAGGGAGGTCAGGCTCCAGGCGGTGAGCCGGGATTCGCCGAGCGGGCCGACGCCGCCGAAACGTCCGGGCGTCGCCTCGAAATCGGTGGTGTTGGGCGCAGCGGGGGCTGCTGCGGGATCTTTGCCGGAGCCTGATCCGGAGGCGGTCGTGACCGTCATTGGGGGAACCTCTTTCAGGCGAATGGTCTGAGAATAGACGGACCCGGAATTCAGTGGGGTGGATCACATCTGCGTTTGATTGAAACCACCGCCAAAGGGTGGCACAACGTTCGCTTGGCAAACGGTCCGACTGCGTTTGCCTATGTGTCGAGAGCCACAGCGCCGCGAACAGACACCATTGGCTGGCCCTATCGGAGGGTTAGGCACGGAACGAAGCCT harbors:
- a CDS encoding MFS transporter yields the protein MTVTTASGSGSGKDPAAAPAAPNTTDFEATPGRFGGVGPLGESRLTAWSLTSLLVSLYVINYADKAVLGIIAKPLREELGLSASQIGLVGSLFFLTFTIGGFFAGLLNKWMTLRWSLVILGLCWAAAMLPMIVVASLAVLLISRLFLGLAEGPSSALLHTAAYAWHPPARRALPGALLAGSASISKIAIAPLLTLITVSFGWRWALFALAAAGLVWAVVWLSTWRPGPYIASGKAKATDTVDAEPATPWVKIFLAPTFITGALLVMSVYALVSVVLTWLPSYFEDGLGYSQLQSGSMFAFPSIVGLALMLLSSVTSDRMITRGASPRVLRVVVPSVGVLFSGVLLFLLPSIGTPIVCVLILSIGYGFAAMVFPLLNAAVAEICPPRQTAGTLGVFLAIMAIGGLVAPYATGVIVDAAATPAEGYATAFQVLGLVASVCAVLALIFANPVRDRARLRPHRVAVEG